A portion of the Bacteroidales bacterium genome contains these proteins:
- a CDS encoding S41 family peptidase: protein MIRKTINPIIILLCIIVLLPLSNCAQEELTSKDKVDLIDKASKLLNDNYVFPDVASKIEKHLKSQLLKGVFNSITNQTEFAEKLTSEMQSISNDKHMRCFSSNGRSVKRQKRNSPLIGNEYNQLKNEQGFSFCRVGIIDNNIGVLDIYGFPESKSAEKSVDEAMNAISSVSVLIIDLRRNGGGSPDLIRYICSYFFDKPTHINSIYWRSTNKTVDFITSEKVVGKKLTNIPVYVLTSSFTFSGGEEFAYNFQTQKRGTLIGEVTGGGANPGDVFPVNEYFEIFIPTGRAINPITKTNWEGNGVKPDIEVEAAKAFEVAISKIQK, encoded by the coding sequence ATGATACGAAAAACTATAAATCCTATTATCATTCTTTTGTGCATAATTGTTTTATTGCCTTTATCAAATTGTGCACAAGAAGAATTAACTAGCAAAGATAAAGTTGATTTGATCGATAAGGCATCAAAACTACTTAACGATAATTATGTTTTTCCTGATGTAGCATCGAAAATTGAAAAGCACCTTAAATCACAACTATTAAAAGGTGTTTTTAATAGTATTACAAATCAAACTGAGTTTGCAGAGAAGTTGACCAGTGAAATGCAGTCAATTAGTAATGATAAGCACATGCGTTGCTTTTCTAGCAATGGAAGATCAGTTAAAAGACAAAAAAGGAATTCGCCCCTTATTGGAAATGAGTATAATCAGCTAAAGAACGAGCAAGGTTTCTCTTTTTGCAGAGTTGGAATAATTGATAATAACATTGGAGTATTAGATATATACGGTTTTCCGGAATCAAAAAGTGCTGAGAAATCGGTTGATGAGGCTATGAATGCTATTTCATCAGTATCTGTTTTAATAATTGATCTTCGCAGAAATGGCGGGGGAAGCCCAGATCTTATTCGGTATATCTGCAGCTACTTTTTTGATAAGCCAACTCATATTAATAGTATCTATTGGCGGTCAACAAATAAAACAGTTGATTTTATTACTTCAGAGAAGGTAGTAGGGAAAAAGTTAACCAATATACCTGTTTACGTTCTAACTAGTTCATTCACCTTCTCAGGTGGCGAGGAGTTTGCCTACAATTTTCAAACCCAGAAAAGGGGAACTCTTATAGGTGAGGTCACTGGTGGTGGCGCTAATCCAGGTGATGTATTTCCAGTTAATGAATATTTTGAAATTTTCATTCCTACTGGTAGAGCAATAAATCCAATTACCAAAACAAACTGGGAGGGTAATGGTGTAAAACCTGATATTGAGGTTGAAGCAGCAAAGGCATTTGAAGTTGCAATTAGTAAAATTCAAAAATAG
- a CDS encoding methyltransferase, which yields MKNLTFTFLLLVFAIPLFSQTNISESELDKKVLAYLKNNDSKWESHHIPESDGKAFYDIIIKNQYKSVVEIGTSTGYSTIWLAWALSKTGGKLITIEIDKERYETALKNFKEVGLAEFIDARLANAHEFVYKLNGTIDFVLMDADISTDYFKALAPKLIKGGVYITHGNRSEDNDYAKYLKGYKDFETNFKTGGGFCLSKKK from the coding sequence ATGAAAAATCTAACATTCACATTCTTACTATTGGTTTTCGCAATACCTCTATTTTCGCAAACCAATATTTCTGAATCTGAACTCGATAAGAAAGTTCTAGCATATCTAAAAAATAACGATTCAAAGTGGGAAAGCCACCATATCCCTGAATCGGATGGAAAAGCATTCTATGATATTATTATCAAAAATCAGTACAAAAGTGTAGTAGAAATTGGAACATCTACTGGGTATTCCACCATTTGGCTTGCTTGGGCGCTGAGTAAAACAGGTGGAAAACTAATTACAATCGAAATTGATAAGGAACGATATGAAACCGCGCTTAAAAATTTTAAAGAGGTTGGTTTAGCTGAATTTATCGATGCCAGATTGGCGAATGCTCATGAGTTTGTTTATAAGCTAAATGGTACAATAGATTTTGTGTTGATGGATGCAGATATCAGCACAGATTACTTTAAAGCGTTAGCTCCGAAGTTGATTAAGGGTGGTGTATATATAACTCATGGTAATAGGAGTGAGGATAACGATTATGCGAAGTATCTTAAGGGTTACAAAGATTTTGAAACCAATTTTAAGACCGGGGGAGGTTTTTGTTTAAGCAAAAAAAAGTAG
- a CDS encoding class I SAM-dependent methyltransferase: MKKTLRILLLFILILCLNIITARAQTDLSEGWEVKVMNERQPPKQIMDSIGVKKGMVIGEVGAGRGRFTVYLAREVGSTGKILANDIDEGAINSLKSRIQRLGFTNVQTILGKPDDPLFPKNSLDMAIMVWVYHMIEKPDELLKKVRLSLKSGATLVILDPCDAEIDEEFHIDRKNSKTHIPTIKERIEKSAKESGFEIIKVETFLPKDKIYILKIKN, translated from the coding sequence ATGAAAAAAACTTTAAGGATTTTACTGTTATTCATTTTGATTTTATGTCTTAATATTATTACTGCTAGAGCTCAAACCGACTTATCCGAGGGCTGGGAGGTTAAAGTAATGAACGAACGACAACCTCCTAAGCAAATAATGGATTCAATTGGTGTTAAAAAGGGTATGGTTATTGGCGAAGTTGGGGCAGGTCGAGGTCGTTTTACCGTTTACCTTGCTAGAGAGGTTGGTTCAACTGGCAAAATTCTCGCAAACGACATTGATGAAGGTGCGATCAATTCTCTTAAAAGCCGTATTCAACGATTAGGATTTACTAATGTGCAAACTATATTGGGCAAACCTGATGATCCACTATTCCCGAAGAATTCACTGGATATGGCGATTATGGTTTGGGTATACCATATGATCGAAAAACCTGATGAATTGCTAAAGAAGGTACGGTTGAGTTTGAAATCTGGTGCTACTTTAGTTATTCTTGATCCATGTGATGCTGAGATTGATGAGGAGTTTCATATCGATCGAAAAAATTCGAAAACTCATATTCCAACAATTAAAGAGAGGATTGAGAAAAGCGCCAAGGAGAGTGGGTTTGAAATTATCAAAGTAGAAACATTTCTACCCAAGGATAAAATTTATATTCTTAAAATAAAGAATTAA
- a CDS encoding radical SAM protein, with protein sequence MKRITETQYILNPDYNFRNDIKRSVIIANSESQCEYSNQEWLSFIHPVQAMILSFFSSPIAIDNVVENLIDFLNLNKEEVLNLINPFIENKETIFTQYNGATFKFPKRIIVKYESHLKINYTYAPEDFIYKELDFETARLMKSPSAITVMVTNRCVTNCIYCYADRSKEMSCIIPFERIKELIEEAKILKIKDVHVSGGEFFLYERWHDLLEELYKHGYEKIFISTKVPIKEEDIIKLKQFPNLSFQFSFDSLSGDKLQRILGVSRSYLTKMKKTFEKMDEYGISYHVLSILTKINSDKKDLLELHNYLSTLKKIKKWQVRIAFKSLYSSTEFETIKLQENERIETLKYVDELNKLQKITVEIDKSNLERGYFSAEKGSKSFSGASCSANRSHMFILPDGNVTICEQMYWKKRFIIGNILNNSIEEVWNSAESLKWVNLTKNDFRDESACKNCEMLDECCNKYPNKCWADVLKVYGDENWDFPDPRCNKAPKFLYDII encoded by the coding sequence ATGAAAAGAATAACAGAAACACAATATATCCTAAACCCTGATTATAATTTCAGAAATGATATCAAAAGAAGTGTAATTATTGCAAATTCAGAATCGCAATGCGAATATTCAAATCAGGAATGGTTATCCTTCATTCATCCAGTTCAGGCAATGATTTTATCATTTTTTTCTTCTCCAATAGCTATTGATAATGTAGTTGAAAACTTAATTGATTTTTTGAATTTAAACAAAGAAGAAGTATTAAATCTTATTAATCCATTTATCGAAAATAAGGAAACGATTTTCACACAATATAATGGGGCTACTTTTAAATTCCCTAAGCGTATAATTGTAAAGTACGAAAGTCATCTTAAAATAAATTACACTTACGCTCCCGAAGATTTTATTTATAAAGAACTGGATTTTGAGACTGCACGTTTAATGAAAAGTCCGTCAGCTATAACCGTAATGGTAACCAATCGTTGCGTTACTAATTGTATTTATTGCTATGCCGATAGAAGTAAGGAAATGTCCTGTATAATTCCTTTTGAACGTATAAAAGAACTAATTGAAGAGGCGAAAATTTTAAAAATAAAAGATGTACACGTTAGTGGGGGTGAATTTTTTCTTTATGAACGATGGCACGATCTCTTGGAGGAACTTTACAAACATGGTTACGAGAAAATATTTATCTCAACTAAAGTTCCTATCAAGGAAGAAGATATAATCAAACTTAAACAATTTCCTAATTTATCGTTTCAGTTTTCGTTCGATTCACTTTCAGGTGATAAACTTCAAAGAATTCTTGGAGTTTCAAGAAGTTACTTAACAAAAATGAAGAAAACGTTTGAGAAGATGGATGAGTATGGTATTTCATACCATGTTTTATCAATTCTAACTAAAATTAATTCTGATAAAAAAGATTTACTAGAGCTACATAATTACCTTTCAACATTAAAAAAAATTAAAAAATGGCAAGTACGTATTGCATTTAAATCGCTTTATAGCTCAACCGAGTTTGAAACAATAAAACTTCAAGAGAATGAGCGTATAGAAACACTTAAATATGTTGATGAGCTAAATAAATTGCAAAAAATAACGGTAGAAATTGATAAATCAAACCTTGAACGTGGTTATTTCTCAGCTGAAAAAGGTAGCAAATCATTTTCTGGTGCGTCATGCTCAGCAAACCGTTCACATATGTTTATACTCCCCGATGGGAATGTTACTATTTGTGAGCAAATGTATTGGAAAAAAAGATTCATAATTGGGAATATTCTTAATAATTCAATTGAGGAAGTATGGAATTCTGCCGAGTCATTAAAATGGGTTAACTTAACAAAGAATGATTTTCGTGATGAAAGTGCTTGTAAAAACTGTGAAATGCTTGATGAATGCTGTAACAAGTATCCAAACAAATGTTGGGCAGATGTATTAAAAGTATATGGTGATGAAAATTGGGACTTTCCGGATCCTCGATGCAATAAAGCACCTAAATTTCTATACGATATAATATAG
- a CDS encoding PQQ-binding-like beta-propeller repeat protein — MKTKIYYSSAVLFFLLLVVGLNNIYAQWSQWRGVNRDGICHEDNLLKEWPVNGPKRLWAVNVVGESYSSAVVNENIVYTVGRIDSLEYLSALDINGNTIWQKPFGRAHKGDFPESRCTPTIYKNMIYVFSVFGDFACLDSKTGDIKWKICIKDKFGAIGNPVYQFCESPLVIDDKVIITTAGIQTTLVALNYLTGETIWKSETLRDTCDYVSPIIIEYNDRKMILASTARYFFTADLNTGKIGSKINNLYGTLPILVNNTSIYCNDGQRGRLFSYDPQKNDFAFTWCDSTSGSNYGGGVVVGDKIFESSRNPSIGLHAVNINTGKIAFSNKTIKESSLIAAKDRIYAYDNMNGKVYLVKLTDNNAEIVGSFRVTIGTGMHLAHMSIANGILYIRHGKALMAYDIRQSSIAEK; from the coding sequence ATGAAAACTAAAATATATTATTCATCAGCCGTCCTGTTTTTTCTACTGCTAGTTGTTGGGCTAAATAATATTTACGCGCAATGGTCGCAGTGGCGGGGTGTAAATCGCGATGGTATTTGCCATGAAGATAATCTGCTTAAAGAATGGCCAGTTAATGGGCCAAAGCGATTATGGGCAGTTAATGTTGTAGGTGAAAGCTATTCTTCTGCTGTAGTTAATGAGAATATTGTTTATACAGTAGGTAGGATTGACTCACTGGAGTATTTATCGGCACTTGATATTAATGGAAATACTATATGGCAAAAACCATTTGGACGAGCTCATAAGGGTGATTTTCCTGAAAGTAGATGTACTCCAACCATATACAAAAATATGATTTATGTTTTTTCGGTATTTGGTGATTTTGCTTGCCTTGATAGTAAAACTGGGGATATTAAATGGAAAATTTGTATTAAAGATAAATTTGGAGCTATTGGGAATCCTGTTTATCAATTTTGTGAATCACCATTAGTTATTGATGATAAGGTGATAATTACTACTGCTGGAATTCAAACAACTTTGGTTGCACTCAACTATTTAACAGGTGAAACGATTTGGAAATCGGAAACTTTAAGAGACACCTGTGACTATGTTTCACCTATTATTATTGAGTATAATGATAGAAAAATGATTCTTGCTAGTACTGCTAGGTATTTCTTTACTGCTGATTTGAATACAGGGAAAATTGGAAGTAAAATAAATAACCTCTATGGAACACTTCCTATTTTAGTAAATAATACAAGTATATATTGTAACGATGGGCAAAGGGGAAGGTTGTTTTCTTATGATCCTCAAAAAAACGATTTCGCTTTTACATGGTGTGATTCGACTTCTGGTTCAAACTATGGTGGTGGCGTGGTTGTAGGAGACAAAATATTTGAATCAAGCCGAAATCCTTCAATCGGACTGCATGCAGTTAACATAAATACCGGAAAAATTGCGTTCTCAAATAAAACTATAAAAGAATCATCTTTAATAGCGGCAAAGGATAGAATTTACGCTTATGATAACATGAACGGCAAAGTATATCTAGTAAAATTAACTGATAACAATGCTGAGATTGTAGGATCATTCAGGGTAACAATTGGAACCGGTATGCATCTCGCCCATATGTCTATTGCAAATGGGATATTATATATTCGCCATGGTAAAGCACTTATGGCCTATGATATCAGACAATCTTCAATTGCCGAGAAATGA
- a CDS encoding DUF255 domain-containing protein, whose protein sequence is MKKAIILITIVLITYSVGNSQEIKWYSWSEGYEIAKKENKKVLVFIYADWCHLCKRMLDKTFTDQEVISNISNNYVAVKFNYEIDSPKKMTYRFNDKDLTIQEFILMLWNAEKGQPVQLAVPTSIFFDINSKKSEKISGALSPADYIIDLNRYSSK, encoded by the coding sequence ATGAAAAAAGCAATTATCCTTATTACAATAGTATTAATTACATACTCCGTTGGAAATAGTCAGGAAATTAAGTGGTATTCATGGAGCGAAGGTTATGAAATTGCCAAAAAAGAAAACAAGAAAGTACTTGTTTTTATTTATGCTGACTGGTGTCACCTTTGTAAACGTATGCTTGATAAAACGTTTACTGACCAAGAAGTGATTTCGAATATTAGTAATAATTATGTAGCCGTAAAATTCAACTACGAAATAGATAGCCCAAAAAAGATGACTTATCGATTCAATGATAAGGACTTGACAATTCAAGAGTTTATATTAATGCTTTGGAATGCCGAAAAGGGTCAGCCAGTTCAGCTAGCAGTACCAACTTCGATTTTTTTTGATATTAACTCTAAAAAATCTGAAAAGATTTCAGGTGCATTATCTCCAGCAGACTATATAATAGATCTGAATAGGTATTCTTCAAAATAA
- a CDS encoding FtsX-like permease family protein, which yields MIKSFIKIAIRSYFKNGTTSIINFLGLTVGLTSCFLIFINVNRELNYDRFHEKKDRIFRILSIDNAIGVSNNTVGITIPALGNGMKKEIPEVENVVNISPVGKSLVKYKENTIYSEDLIYSEPSFFEIFDFKLKEGNPATCLKDPKTAILTETMAKKIFGDENPMGKVFSADGSDDLVVTGILKDEKRPSHFKFDIILSISPSISDTTTAQFLNSWQSIAMTEYALLRNPNNAKQVIVDMDSLMRRNKVLAAWKATLQPLKEVHLYSNDIIFDEFNKSKGNIKYVQSLSLVAIIILLIASFNYMNLSTARSTKRAREVGVRKTMGALKFQLISQHLSEAFIQVLLSIFVALGIVELINHYFVFIDSTVIGYIISSPIIALYMLGLVFILGIISGTYPALILSSYKPQVVLKGKFETGKKGLWLRRFLVSIQFIAAFVMILGTVVVVKQVRYSLSKDKGFNTSQIVNIQLDNNDVRTKYDALKTELQKLSGVKMVSASGSMPGLGFGRTGITPEGAQSTDTWITSIFSIDENYIPLMKMEMVEGENFRKDISQQPIPVIVNESLVKAAGWDKGLNKKIKLGRNRDAIVIGVVKDFHFTSMRHKIEPIMIVYRPGVNGILSIKVAEANISNTLKSIEQTWKSINGSIPLEYKFFDESFNQLFEKEQEFSKLFFRFTILSILVAMLGLFGLAAYSAEQQTKEIGIRKTFGGTTKQMVLLQSYEYIRLVAIAICIGVPVAVFIMRTWLQGFEYRVKLDVLPFVLAALIILIVTLITVSIQSYKAAQMNPTDSLKYE from the coding sequence ATGATAAAGAGTTTTATAAAAATTGCGATTAGAAGTTACTTTAAGAATGGAACAACTTCTATTATTAACTTTTTAGGCCTAACTGTAGGTCTAACAAGTTGTTTCTTAATTTTTATCAATGTTAATCGTGAATTAAATTACGATCGCTTTCATGAAAAGAAGGATAGAATATTTAGGATTCTTTCCATTGATAATGCTATTGGTGTTAGTAACAACACTGTAGGAATTACAATTCCTGCTCTTGGGAATGGAATGAAGAAAGAAATTCCTGAGGTTGAAAATGTAGTGAATATATCACCAGTTGGAAAAAGCTTGGTAAAGTATAAAGAGAATACCATCTACTCTGAAGATCTAATTTATTCTGAACCAAGTTTCTTTGAAATTTTTGATTTCAAACTAAAGGAAGGAAATCCCGCAACATGTCTTAAAGATCCTAAAACAGCTATTCTTACCGAAACAATGGCAAAGAAAATATTTGGTGATGAAAACCCCATGGGTAAAGTATTTTCGGCCGACGGTTCAGATGATTTAGTGGTTACAGGTATTCTTAAAGATGAAAAAAGACCATCACATTTTAAATTTGATATTATTCTTTCAATAAGTCCTTCTATTTCAGATACTACTACTGCACAATTCTTAAACTCATGGCAATCTATAGCTATGACTGAATACGCACTTTTAAGGAATCCCAATAATGCTAAGCAAGTGATTGTTGATATGGACTCACTCATGCGAAGGAATAAGGTGCTTGCTGCATGGAAAGCTACGCTTCAACCCCTAAAGGAGGTTCATCTATATTCTAACGATATAATCTTCGATGAATTCAATAAGAGTAAAGGAAATATCAAATATGTTCAATCCCTTTCCTTAGTTGCAATTATTATACTATTAATTGCGAGTTTTAACTACATGAACCTTTCAACCGCCCGATCAACAAAAAGAGCTAGAGAAGTTGGTGTTCGAAAAACCATGGGAGCCTTGAAATTCCAACTTATTTCACAGCATTTATCGGAGGCGTTTATTCAAGTTTTACTATCAATTTTTGTTGCATTGGGAATAGTTGAACTAATCAATCATTACTTCGTCTTTATTGATTCTACAGTTATTGGGTATATTATTTCAAGCCCAATAATTGCTCTATACATGTTAGGATTAGTATTTATTCTAGGTATTATTTCTGGTACATATCCTGCTTTAATCCTTAGTTCATATAAGCCACAAGTTGTATTGAAAGGAAAATTTGAAACAGGTAAAAAAGGATTATGGTTAAGACGTTTTCTCGTTTCAATTCAATTTATAGCTGCATTTGTGATGATTTTAGGCACTGTAGTGGTTGTAAAGCAAGTTAGGTACAGTTTAAGTAAGGATAAGGGTTTTAATACATCTCAAATTGTAAATATTCAGCTTGATAATAATGATGTTAGAACAAAGTATGATGCGTTAAAAACTGAACTGCAAAAACTATCCGGGGTTAAGATGGTTTCTGCATCTGGCTCAATGCCGGGCTTGGGCTTTGGCCGAACGGGTATAACACCTGAAGGTGCGCAATCAACAGATACATGGATTACTAGTATATTCTCAATTGATGAAAATTACATTCCATTAATGAAGATGGAAATGGTTGAAGGGGAGAATTTCCGAAAGGACATATCTCAACAGCCAATTCCTGTTATTGTAAATGAATCGCTGGTAAAAGCGGCTGGATGGGATAAGGGCCTTAATAAGAAAATTAAACTAGGAAGAAATCGTGATGCTATCGTAATTGGAGTCGTTAAGGACTTCCATTTTACGTCAATGCGTCACAAGATAGAGCCAATAATGATAGTCTATAGACCAGGAGTCAATGGGATTCTATCAATAAAAGTTGCTGAAGCAAATATCAGCAATACTTTAAAATCCATTGAGCAAACATGGAAAAGCATTAACGGAAGCATTCCTTTGGAGTACAAGTTTTTCGACGAATCATTTAATCAGCTCTTCGAAAAGGAGCAGGAGTTCTCAAAACTATTCTTCCGATTTACTATTCTATCAATTCTTGTAGCAATGTTAGGACTTTTTGGACTTGCAGCATATTCTGCGGAACAGCAAACAAAGGAGATTGGTATTCGCAAAACTTTTGGTGGAACAACTAAGCAAATGGTATTATTACAATCATATGAATATATAAGACTTGTAGCAATTGCTATATGTATTGGAGTCCCTGTTGCAGTATTTATTATGAGAACTTGGCTACAAGGGTTTGAGTATAGAGTAAAACTTGATGTATTACCATTTGTACTTGCAGCGCTAATTATTCTAATTGTAACGCTTATCACAGTTAGCATTCAATCATATAAGGCTGCTCAGATGAATCCAACTGATTCGTTGAAATATGAATAG
- a CDS encoding DEAD/DEAH box helicase, whose product MPFSSLGLSSSLLKAVAEQNYTTPYPIQKEAIPAILNGKDILGIAQTGSGKTASFVLPILEQFQHQTTPSINRHIKALILVPTRELSIQINNAFNAFGSYLPAKIKCLAVHGGVSINPQMIELQGVEILIATPGRLLELISSKAVSLSVVQVLVLDEADKMLNLGFKEEMAQIFDLLPTKRQTLLFSATLSNDINTINKNLLHDPLIIKVDEEIANLDLIEQTAYRIAEEKKGPLLRYIIIHNNLEQVLVFTSTVHRADMVVEKLNKNGIDASAMHSKKSQGSRTAALSLFKAGRIRVLVATDLMARGIDIKFLPCVINYELPRSPKDYIHRIGRTGRAESRGEAISFITPEDEHHFKVIQKKMGKIATFVEGNEIDLNVY is encoded by the coding sequence ATGCCATTTTCATCCCTCGGATTATCATCATCATTATTAAAAGCAGTAGCAGAACAAAATTACACAACACCCTACCCTATTCAAAAAGAGGCTATCCCTGCTATTTTGAATGGAAAAGATATTCTAGGAATTGCACAAACAGGATCTGGTAAAACTGCAAGTTTTGTTTTACCCATTCTAGAACAATTTCAGCATCAAACAACACCATCAATAAATAGGCATATAAAAGCATTGATACTAGTGCCCACCAGAGAACTCTCCATACAAATAAATAATGCTTTTAACGCCTTTGGGAGCTATTTACCTGCTAAAATAAAATGTTTAGCGGTTCATGGAGGAGTTTCCATTAATCCCCAGATGATAGAATTACAGGGCGTAGAAATTTTAATAGCAACTCCCGGTAGATTATTAGAATTAATTTCATCAAAAGCGGTGTCGCTATCGGTTGTTCAAGTATTGGTTTTGGATGAAGCAGATAAGATGCTAAATCTTGGATTTAAAGAGGAGATGGCACAAATATTTGATCTATTACCTACAAAACGTCAAACCCTTTTATTCTCAGCAACGCTTAGTAATGACATAAATACCATCAATAAAAATCTACTTCACGATCCACTTATCATAAAGGTTGATGAAGAGATAGCTAATTTGGATTTAATTGAGCAGACTGCCTATCGTATCGCCGAAGAGAAAAAAGGGCCATTGCTGAGATATATTATTATTCATAACAATCTTGAGCAAGTATTGGTATTTACATCTACAGTACATCGTGCCGATATGGTGGTTGAAAAACTTAACAAGAACGGAATTGATGCTTCAGCCATGCATAGTAAAAAAAGTCAAGGTTCGCGAACAGCCGCTTTAAGTCTGTTTAAAGCAGGAAGAATTAGAGTTTTGGTGGCAACTGACCTTATGGCAAGAGGGATTGATATCAAGTTTTTACCTTGTGTCATTAATTACGAATTACCCCGCTCGCCGAAAGACTACATTCATAGAATTGGCCGAACAGGTAGAGCTGAATCACGTGGCGAAGCTATCTCATTTATCACACCAGAAGATGAGCATCACTTTAAAGTAATTCAAAAGAAAATGGGTAAAATTGCCACATTCGTTGAAGGCAATGAAATTGACTTGAATGTTTATTAA
- a CDS encoding PQQ-binding-like beta-propeller repeat protein, whose product MRTLLYSLIFWCVIGNIQVYALSLNDFVDDKLFLNQEDEIQVTSKIKTPELVWEYDGIGNGYSSPAINSDFVFVTGEIDTIGYLFKFNRNGDLIWKNSYGKEWSQNFPGTRSAPTIYKNLVFVCSALGEITCFDISSGLKKWSLSMITDLKGTNNVYGYSTQLLIDNDVLFCLPGGSDINIAALDCFTGKFIWTSKGKQETPGYGNAIMVEFPKRKVFICFTEFSLLGLDAKSGELLWSQNLDDFGEIPCNTPIYDDGYLYYSAGAKNGMAKLQISEDGSSIKEIWKNLKFDVYFSGFIKITNYLYGSANSYSSLVGINAQTGVIGEPISFKKGSIVVANGLIYCYNEVGIVGIVEPNNGQLKLLSSFKITKGTKEHFAHPVYNEGELFIRHGDTLLVYNINAKD is encoded by the coding sequence ATGAGAACACTATTATATTCTTTGATTTTTTGGTGTGTGATTGGAAATATCCAAGTTTATGCTCTGAGCTTAAATGATTTTGTAGACGATAAATTGTTTCTAAACCAAGAGGATGAAATTCAAGTTACTTCAAAAATAAAAACACCAGAACTTGTTTGGGAGTATGATGGAATAGGAAATGGGTATAGCTCACCAGCCATCAATTCCGATTTTGTTTTTGTTACGGGTGAAATTGACACCATTGGATATCTATTCAAATTTAATCGAAATGGTGATCTGATTTGGAAGAATTCATATGGTAAAGAATGGTCACAAAATTTTCCTGGAACGCGTAGTGCGCCAACTATTTATAAGAACCTTGTCTTTGTTTGTTCCGCTTTAGGGGAAATTACATGTTTTGATATTAGTTCCGGACTAAAAAAATGGTCGCTTAGTATGATCACAGATTTGAAAGGAACTAATAATGTTTATGGATATTCAACACAATTGCTAATTGATAATGATGTTCTGTTCTGTTTGCCAGGTGGAAGTGATATAAACATTGCAGCACTTGATTGTTTTACCGGAAAGTTTATCTGGACTTCAAAGGGTAAACAAGAAACCCCAGGATATGGGAATGCAATAATGGTAGAATTTCCAAAGCGAAAAGTGTTTATCTGTTTTACCGAATTCTCATTGCTCGGACTTGATGCCAAATCGGGTGAACTATTATGGTCACAAAATTTGGATGATTTTGGTGAGATACCCTGTAACACTCCAATATATGACGATGGGTATTTGTACTATTCAGCTGGAGCCAAAAACGGAATGGCAAAGCTTCAAATATCCGAGGACGGCTCCTCAATTAAGGAAATATGGAAGAACCTTAAGTTTGATGTGTATTTTAGTGGATTCATAAAGATTACTAATTATTTATATGGCTCAGCCAATAGCTATTCTTCATTGGTTGGAATTAATGCTCAAACTGGCGTGATTGGGGAACCCATAAGTTTCAAGAAAGGCTCAATTGTAGTTGCCAATGGTTTGATTTACTGTTACAATGAAGTTGGTATTGTTGGCATAGTAGAACCTAACAATGGTCAATTGAAACTACTTAGCTCATTCAAAATTACCAAGGGAACAAAAGAGCATTTTGCACATCCAGTTTATAATGAAGGAGAGTTATTTATTAGGCATGGAGATACGCTTTTGGTTTATAATATTAATGCAAAAGATTAG